A single genomic interval of Lewinellaceae bacterium harbors:
- a CDS encoding ABC transporter ATP-binding protein, with protein sequence MKELAYLNKLFLRYRWRFLLGVLFVSVSNYFRVLQPQMIREALDLVVENIGLFGMFQGFDMQPELFKILGRSLLYFGLLVLLLALLMGVFMYLMRQTIIVMSRLMEYDMRKEIFAHYERLSLAFYKRNNTGDLMSRITEDVSKVRMYLGPAVLYGINLISLFVLVIYSMVKVNLELTLYSLAPLPLLSISIYYVSTLINKKSEVIQRQLATLNSSAQEVYSGIRVVKSYVQEGAMTSFFAEQSDDYKAKSLNLARVDAFFYPLMILLIGASTVITVYVGGLQVVRGAITPGNIAEFVIYVNMLTWPVTAIGWIASIVQQAAASQKRINEFLNTQPEIANTVESAEQVRGHIEFDEVRFTYPDTGIQALKNVSFQLDAGQKMAIIGRTGSGKTTIADLLTRMYDVSGGAIRIDGKDIRKHNLGSLRQLIGYVPQDVFLFSDTIANNISFGKRDASREEIEQHARHAAVYDDIMELSDGFDTAVGERGVTLSGGQKQRVSIARAFVKQPDIVLLDDCLSAVDTRTEKQILGYLSGALANKTAIIITHRIYSLLQFDKIIVLEDGVIAEEGTHEELLRQKGYYYELFERQSLEETEAG encoded by the coding sequence GTGAAAGAATTAGCTTACCTCAATAAATTGTTCCTCCGTTACCGCTGGCGTTTCCTTTTGGGCGTCCTCTTCGTATCCGTGTCCAACTACTTCCGGGTGCTGCAGCCGCAGATGATCCGGGAGGCGCTCGACCTGGTAGTGGAAAACATCGGCCTCTTCGGCATGTTCCAGGGCTTTGACATGCAGCCGGAACTGTTCAAGATACTGGGCCGGTCGCTGCTTTACTTTGGGCTGCTGGTCCTGCTGCTGGCCCTGCTCATGGGCGTATTCATGTATTTGATGCGGCAAACCATCATCGTCATGTCCCGCCTCATGGAGTACGATATGCGCAAGGAAATTTTCGCCCACTACGAGCGCCTGAGCCTGGCGTTCTACAAGCGCAACAACACCGGCGACCTCATGTCCCGAATCACCGAGGATGTCTCCAAGGTGCGGATGTACCTGGGGCCGGCGGTGCTCTACGGCATCAACCTGATCTCCCTCTTTGTGTTGGTCATCTACTCTATGGTTAAAGTCAACCTGGAGTTGACGCTGTACAGCCTGGCGCCCCTGCCGTTATTATCCATCTCCATCTACTACGTCAGCACCCTGATCAACAAAAAGAGCGAGGTGATACAGCGGCAACTGGCCACTCTAAACAGCAGCGCCCAGGAGGTATACAGCGGCATCCGCGTGGTCAAATCTTACGTTCAGGAAGGAGCGATGACCAGTTTCTTTGCCGAACAGAGCGACGACTACAAAGCCAAGTCGCTCAACCTGGCCCGGGTCGACGCCTTTTTCTACCCCCTGATGATCCTGCTCATCGGCGCCAGCACGGTGATCACCGTTTACGTCGGCGGGCTGCAGGTGGTGCGCGGCGCCATCACTCCCGGCAACATCGCCGAGTTCGTCATCTACGTCAACATGCTGACCTGGCCGGTGACGGCCATCGGCTGGATCGCCTCCATCGTGCAGCAGGCCGCCGCTTCCCAAAAGCGCATCAACGAATTTTTGAACACGCAACCGGAGATCGCCAATACTGTGGAAAGCGCTGAACAGGTGCGGGGCCACATCGAATTCGACGAAGTGCGCTTCACCTACCCCGACACCGGGATACAGGCCCTGAAAAACGTCAGCTTCCAGCTGGATGCCGGGCAGAAGATGGCGATCATCGGCCGCACCGGATCCGGGAAAACCACCATCGCCGACCTGCTTACCCGCATGTATGACGTCTCCGGCGGCGCCATCCGCATCGACGGCAAAGACATCAGGAAGCACAACCTGGGCAGCCTGCGCCAGCTTATTGGATATGTTCCGCAGGACGTCTTCCTCTTTTCCGATACCATTGCCAACAATATTTCTTTCGGGAAACGGGACGCCAGCCGCGAAGAGATCGAGCAGCACGCCCGCCACGCCGCCGTCTACGACGACATCATGGAGCTTTCCGACGGCTTCGACACCGCCGTCGGCGAGCGGGGCGTAACGCTTTCCGGCGGGCAGAAACAACGGGTCTCTATCGCCCGCGCCTTCGTCAAACAACCCGATATCGTCCTGCTGGACGACTGCCTCTCGGCCGTCGACACCCGGACGGAAAAACAAATCCTGGGTTACCTCTCCGGCGCACTGGCCAATAAAACCGCCATCATCATCACCCACCGCATCTACTCGCTCCTGCAGTTCGACAAGATTATCGTGCTGGAAGACGGGGTCATCGCAGAAGAGGGCACCCACGAAGAACTGCTGCGGCAAAAGGGCTACTACTACGAGCTGTTCGAAAGGCAAAGCCTGGAGGAGACGGAAGCGGGGTAG
- a CDS encoding DUF3276 family protein, with protein sequence MDNERNQRRFESVYSNKVRAGKRRTYFFDVRKTKGEDFYLTLTESTKKFNGDGYERHKIFLYKEDFNRFLDSLEDAINHVKENLMPDYDYDEYTRRHEEFEARRLEEDEEQDGQHDDDDGDEPESKETPARQKFDVGSEEDMSW encoded by the coding sequence GTGGATAACGAGAGAAACCAAAGAAGATTTGAGAGTGTGTACTCCAATAAGGTGCGTGCTGGAAAGAGAAGGACTTACTTCTTTGATGTGCGGAAAACCAAAGGAGAGGATTTTTACCTGACGCTCACTGAAAGCACCAAGAAATTCAACGGGGATGGATACGAGCGCCACAAGATTTTTCTCTACAAAGAAGATTTCAATCGTTTCCTCGACAGCCTTGAAGACGCGATCAACCACGTCAAGGAAAACCTGATGCCGGACTATGACTATGATGAATACACCCGCCGTCATGAAGAGTTCGAAGCGCGCCGCCTGGAAGAGGATGAAGAGCAGGACGGACAGCATGACGATGATGACGGCGATGAGCCCGAATCTAAAGAAACTCCTGCCAGGCAAAAATTCGATGTTGGCAGCGAAGAGGATATGTCCTGGTAG
- a CDS encoding nucleotidyl transferase AbiEii/AbiGii toxin family protein, translating to MLYDEPRTNCPLFPGLLFQEGLSGHQEEKILIQLDTESQGFSFQPQTFVLARFGLFTRMVVTPPDLLLAQKLYTLVNRPRAKGRDYFDIVFLFSQGYQPNYAYLEAKMSAGTPELLRAAISKLLSRVDLTELAADVRPFLFNPDDDRRVRYFQEFWEQVKL from the coding sequence TTGCTTTATGATGAGCCTCGAACAAATTGCCCACTATTTCCCGGCTTACTGTTTCAAGAAGGACTGAGTGGGCACCAGGAAGAAAAAATTCTTATTCAACTGGACACGGAAAGCCAGGGTTTTTCCTTTCAGCCACAAACCTTCGTACTTGCCCGTTTCGGCTTGTTCACCCGCATGGTTGTTACACCGCCGGATTTGTTGCTTGCCCAAAAACTATACACCCTGGTTAACCGCCCCCGTGCAAAAGGGCGGGATTACTTTGACATAGTATTCCTTTTCTCACAGGGCTACCAACCCAACTACGCTTACCTGGAAGCGAAAATGTCGGCGGGTACACCGGAATTGCTGCGTGCTGCTATTTCAAAACTCCTCAGTCGGGTAGATTTGACTGAGCTGGCTGCTGATGTCCGGCCATTTCTTTTCAATCCTGACGACGACAGGCGCGTTCGATATTTCCAGGAGTTTTGGGAGCAAGTGAAATTGTAA
- the fbp gene encoding class 1 fructose-bisphosphatase codes for MNRIVTLDEFIIRRQKDFPFASGELTGLLRDIGVAAKIVNREVNKAGLVSILGKAGAENASGEDVQKLDLYANEKLIDCLKNSGECCGIASEELEDFIPIQSVASKTSKYVVVFDPLDGSSNIDVNVSVGTIFGIYRRKSDPDGPVQLGDFLQEGTELVTAGYVLYGTSTLLVYTTGRGVNGFTLDPSIGEFCLSHTDIQIPARGNYYSVNQGYYLKFDVEMRRYIDQCSDMNLGLRYIGSMVADIHRILFQGGIFLYPNTRKYPKGKLRLVYECNPLSYIVEQAGGKAITCQLERVLELPVEHLHQRITIAIGSPDMVEEMREFVERYSAAPAFR; via the coding sequence ATGAACCGAATTGTAACCCTGGATGAATTCATCATCCGCCGTCAAAAAGATTTCCCATTTGCTTCCGGCGAACTCACCGGCCTGCTTCGCGACATCGGCGTTGCCGCCAAGATCGTCAACCGGGAGGTCAACAAAGCCGGGCTGGTCAGCATTCTGGGAAAGGCCGGCGCGGAGAACGCCTCCGGAGAAGATGTGCAAAAGCTCGACCTCTACGCCAATGAAAAGCTCATCGACTGCCTGAAGAACAGCGGCGAGTGCTGCGGCATCGCCTCTGAAGAGCTGGAGGATTTCATTCCCATCCAGTCGGTAGCCTCCAAAACGTCCAAGTATGTTGTGGTTTTTGACCCGCTCGATGGGTCTTCCAATATCGACGTGAACGTTTCTGTCGGCACCATATTTGGCATCTACCGGCGAAAAAGCGACCCGGACGGGCCGGTGCAATTGGGGGATTTTCTCCAGGAAGGCACCGAATTGGTGACCGCCGGCTACGTCCTCTACGGAACATCTACCTTGCTGGTGTATACCACCGGCAGGGGCGTCAATGGGTTTACCCTCGACCCTTCGATTGGGGAGTTCTGCCTTTCGCACACCGACATACAGATTCCTGCCCGGGGCAATTACTACTCCGTCAATCAAGGTTATTACCTGAAATTCGACGTGGAAATGCGCCGCTATATCGACCAGTGCTCAGATATGAACCTAGGCCTTCGCTATATCGGCTCCATGGTGGCCGACATCCATCGCATCCTTTTCCAGGGCGGTATTTTCCTCTATCCTAATACCCGGAAATATCCCAAAGGCAAACTGCGCCTCGTGTACGAATGCAACCCGCTGTCCTACATCGTCGAACAGGCCGGAGGCAAGGCCATTACCTGCCAGTTGGAACGCGTTCTGGAACTGCCGGTTGAACACCTGCACCAGCGCATCACCATTGCCATTGGCTCGCCGGACATGGTGGAAGAGATGAGGGAATTTGTGGAACGGTATAGTGCGGCGCCGGCTTTTAGGTGA